The segment TCGGTGTCCTGTCCGACGTCCATAACGGCTACCCGACGTTCCTCGCAGAGATGACAGTGCTGACAGCGCTGCGAACGGCGGCCACGTCCGGGATGGTCGCAAAGAAACTCGCGCGCCCCGATGCCCGGATCATGGCGATGATCGGAACCGGAACCCAATCGGAGTTTCAGGCCCTGGCCTTCCGGGCGGCGTTGGGTATAAACAGTGTCAGGATCTGGGACACGGATCCGGTTGCGATGGAGAAGTTCGTCCGGAACATGGCTCCCCTGGGCTTCGACATCACCATCGCAGGCTCGGCGGCCCACGCAGTGGAGGGCGCCGACGTCATCACCACGTGCACGGCGGACAAAGCCAATGCCACTATCCTGACGGCAGACCAGGTTTCGCCGGGTGTCCACATCAACGCGATCGGTGGCGACTGCCCGGGGAAGACCGAACTCGACGCTGCCATCCTGGGCCTCGGCGACGTCTTTGCGGAATACGATCCCCAGACGCGGATTGAGGGCGAGATCCAGCAAATGTCCGCCGATTTTCCCGTCACCGAATTCTGGCAGGTCCTGGGCGGTCACGCGCCAGGCCGGACCTCCGGGGACCAGATCACGATATTCGATTCCGTGGGCTTCGCGATCGAGGACTTTTCCGCCTTGCGGTATCTCCGCGACGCCGTTGAGGGTTCAGAATTCTTCGAGGAGATCGACCTCGTCGCGAACCCCGATGACCCCAAGGACCTCTTCGGTTTGGTGCGGGCGCTTTCTCCGATCGGATCCTGAGAAGTCTGGTGCGCCGGCCCCAGAACCGGCGCACCAGACGTTTTTATCCGGCCAGCCCGCCGACCCCGGCTATCCCGCCGCCAGGCGCAGGATCAGCTCGGCATGCCCGGGAAACCTCAAAACGAGCGACTCGATGTCCCGTGCCGTTGGTTTCGCGGAGTCCGATCTCTCGTATCCCGGTGAGAGGCTGCAGCTGACCAAGGCGAACCCCGGACCGGCCAACTCGGCACCGAACCAGGTGGAGTTCGGGGCAACTGCCTGCAACGTTTCGCCAGCCTCCGGATCCGGCCCCAACACGGTCTCGGAATAACCAAAGTCCTGATGTCCAAGCTCCCGGGAGAAGGCATGCAGCCTGATTGGCGTTCCCAGGTGGAAGAACCACAGTTCATCCTGCTTGAGGGCGTGCAGCTGGAGAAACTCCCCGGCCTGAAGCAGGTACCAATTGGAGCTGTAGAGCGGATGGTCGATGCCGAAACGCGGAGGCAGCGCCGAACCGGCGATGTCCTCGTTGCTTACCAGCGCGGGCGCGAACCAGCCGCCGACGATAGCGGGGGACATGTCCAGCCGCTTGATCCAGTCCTCTGCGGCGGCAGTCACGTGACCGGATCCTTCAGTGAGAAGCAGACTGTGATCCCAATGATTTCCTTGCTGCCCAGGGAACGCAACAACCCTTTTTGGGTCACGATGTCCACATTGACCATGCCGCCCTCCTTGCTGGGGACGGCGATGGTTTCGTGGAAGTTGAGCAGCGGCTTTCCGCTCGCCATCACTTCCTTGTCGTGGGCAACGTGCTCCGCGCGCGAATCCTGGTGCCCGATCAGCTCCGACTTGCTCATGCCCACCAAGTCCGCGAAGTTCTGGTTGACCCACAGAAAGACCGAATTCGCGTCCTTCACCACCCAGTACACGCCGTCCTGCCGGTCCAACACCTCGGCGACGCTCATAGGCGGAACCGTCGGAAGGAGCGCCGGGTCCAGCGCTGGGACGACGGTCACGGCGCTGCCTCCGCTCCGCCGTCGGCCTCCAGTCTTTCGGCGAGGTCCTGCGCCAGGGCCACCATTGTCATGGTCGGGTTCCAGGAACCGCCGGTGGGCCAGAGGCTGCCGCCGGTGACGAAGACGTTCTGCACGCCGTTGAGGCGATAGTCGATTCCGACGACGGCGTCCTCCTCTTCGCCGATCGGCAGGCTCGAGCTTTCGTGGACCAAGCCCGGTACGCGGCGCTCCGGGATGGCGGGACGCCCGGCGCCCCAGGTTCCGGCGTCGGGATCTCCGTGCCAGTACTCGACGCGGTCCGCGCCGGCTGGGGACAGGACCCGCTCCAGCATCTGGAAGGTTCCCTCGTCCATGGTGTCCCACGTGTCGTCGTCCGTGGCGTTGGCCAACACCTGCAACGTGACGTTGCAGGTGGGGTCCGTTCCGCCGGAAAGCCGCAAGTGGTTCTCCGGGTTGCCTTCGTCCAGCTCGCCGAGGACGGCACAGACGAACACCAAGTAGTCCTCCGAGGACCGCAGCTGCGCGAGCGAAGCCGTGGCGACGACGTCGGGGGCGTAGCGTTCGGACTTCTGGGCGTTCTTGTCCGGGCAACGGTCCGAGAGGACCGAAAGCTGCACGTGGTACTGCATGCCGGCCGGGCTCTTGCCCGCCAAATAGATGGCCGCCAGTTCCAACTCGCCGAGTTGTTCGCTGAAATCAAAATCCCCGCGGGGAACCCTGGCCACCACCGAGGTGATGAAGTGGGCGCTGAAGTGTCCACCGGCTCCGTGGACCTGCGGGAAGGAATTCAGGACCAGGGTTGCCGGCGGAAGAGTGCCCATGGCCAGGACCAGGTTGGCGTTGCCGACGTTCACCACTCCGCGGTTGGTGTTCAACGCTGTGGCCCGTCCGTCCTGTTGGAGCACGCTCAGCACGGTGCAGTCCGTGACCATGCGAAGAGCGGTGCCCTTGCCCTGGGCCTCAAGTGCCGCCTGCTTGTCCGTCAGTTCCAGCAGGACTGCCGGCGTCGAGAACTTCGCGAAGTCCACGCCCGACGTCGTGCCGGTTGCCGCGGCGAGCGGGGCCGGCATGCTGCGGGTGGCGGAATCGATCTCGTGCAGGCCCGCCTCAAGCCGTTCCTGGAGAGCCTTCTGCATGATTCCGTAGACGGGGCGGGTGTCGTTGATGAGATCGACGACGTCGGCCGACCGCCCGGCGTCGATCCGGTCCGCCGAAACTACGTTGAGCAGGTCTTCCGCCGACGTGAAGTGCGACTTGGCGGCGTCCATCACTGCCCGTGGCCAGCCTCGCATCTCATCTTCCTCGGGGCGGGGGCACCACGCGCTCCACATGATGCTGCGTCCGCCGTAGAAAGGGACCATGCCGTGCTGCCAGGAAATCCTGCCCGGCGGCTGGGTGGCCGTGGCAGCCGCCAAGGTCCAGGGGAAGGTCTCAGAGAGGCCTCCAAGGGTCTCCTTGTAGGGCAGCGGCAGGTTCTGGAAGTGCTGCGGCAAGAAAAACGGACCCCGTTCAATGATCAGGATCCGTGCGTGCGGGTTGACTGTCAGTGTCCGTTCAGCAAAGGCGTAGGCGCAGAACCCGCTGCCGATGACGATGTGGTCGAATTGTTCTTCTTCGCGGACTTTTTTCCATTCCCCTTCGGAGAGAAAGAAAACATGATCCATGACCTTCTGGGGCGAGGGATCCTGGGGTCCGGGCGTAGGAAAACCGTGATTGAAATTCTGGGACGAAGAAACTGCACTCACAATGATGCCCTCCATCAACTTTGCTGATTCCACGGCACCGTGAAATCAGGTGCCCGCTGGGCCGAGAGGCAGATCACCCTTCCCCAGCAGAGTTCACGGGACTAGTTAACTACCGCCGCCGTGGCGGCACAATAGGCTTGGGCAAGCTAAATTTCCTCGCCGATTTTTCGCAGGATGCGTGGGACTGAACTACCGTCTGCGTGGATAAATTGGAAGGCGCCCGGGCCCCCTCGAATATGCCTCGACGCGACTATAATTTTGTTCACACCCCGCAGCGGGAGATGAGCGATGATACGCGGATTAGGCAGGCGTAAAATGGGCAGACGTCGAATTGGTCTGTTCGGGATCATATATCTGGCTGTCGGGGTACTGGTCGCCAGCACCCACGGCTATCTCGTGGCATGGAACATTCCCGCCAACCTCCTGAAGGGTCTGGTGGCGATTGTTCTCTGGCCGCTAGTGGCGCTCTTCGGGGTTGATTTCCATACCTTGATCGCCTAGTCCTGCTTCCAGCGTCCGTGGACCGGGCTCGCCCCGCAGGACCAGACGTTCGATTGCTCCCGAGCGACGGCCTTGGGATACTCCACGCATGTCTTCTCTTCCCGTGACGTTCGCCGAGGATGTCCTCAACCAGCCAATCCGGACCCAATTCGAGGCATTCATTGACGAGCACCGCCGTGCGCTCAATGACTGCTTGGACGGGTTGACGGAGGAACAAGCCCGGCGGTCAATGGTGCCGTCCCGGACCACCTTGCTGGGCCTCGTGAAACACGCGACCTTCGTCGAGAAGGTCTGGTTCGACCAAGCCATCTCTTGCCGTTCACGCGCCGAGATCGGCCTCCCTGCGACGCCGGACGAGTCTTTTATCCTCGATGACGGCGACACTGTCGCCACGATCCAGCAAGCACACCGCGAGGCATGCGAAGCATCGCGCCAAGCGACATCGCCCTTGGGGCTCGACGACATGCTCAACGGCAACCGACGCGGTCCGCTCCCGCTGCGCTGGGTCTATCTCCACATGCTTCGGGAGCTTGCGCAACACTGCGGGCACGCAGACATCCTGCGCGAGCAGATCCTCAGTCAATAGCAGCAGCGAAAACCCTACTCGATTCCCGCGAACAGCTCGTTGAGTTCGGCCGTCAGCTGTTTGCGCATTGCCGGGGTGCCGATCTCCCTGCCGTCCACATGGTTGACCGGAGCGATGAGCCGGATGCTCGAGATCAGCCACACCGCGTCGGCGTCGAACAGGTCTTCCGGGACCAGCGGGCCGTAGCCAAGCTCCCAGCCCGCGGCTTTCGCCTTGGTGAAAAGCGCGTCCTGGGACGTGCCCGGGAGGATCCCGCTGTCCAGTTGCGGAGTGATGAGGCGCTTGACCGTGCGCACCGAGCCGGCGCCGTCGTCGACCGTTTCAACGTGGGCCAGCAACACCGTGGACGTCGGGCCCTCGAGGACCCGGCCGTCTGTTGAGGTGAAGATGGCGTCGTCCGCACCTTGCTTGTGCGCGTAGCGCAGCGCGGCCATGTTCACGGCATAGGAGAGAGTCTTGGCGCCGAGCAGCAGCCAGGGGGCGCGGTCGCCCGCCTCGGTGTCGAAGCCACGGTCAAGGAGTACGACGTCGATGCCCGTCTCGCGCTGCCGGCGGCTGCCCGCGGGGGACGGCGAAGCCTGGATCCAGCAAGTGGGAGTCGAGGCGCCTTCCACTCCGCGCGTCACCAGCAGCTTGACGACTACTTCGTCCTCGGCTGGGCTTGGCGCAGGGAAGGCGTCGCGGAATTCGGTGATCGCGGTGTCGATCGCGCGGCGCCAAACGTCCTGCCCGGGAATGTTGAGGTCCAATGCGCGGGCTGAGCTCTCAAGCCTGTTCAGGTGCGCTTGCACCTTGCGCGCACGGCCCTCGACGGCGAGCAGCGACTCGAAGACGCCGTCACCCCGGGTGGCACCCAGGTCGGTTGCCATGAGCTGCGGCTGGCTGGAATCGGCGACGCGGCCGTTTTCGAACGCTGGATCCAGGAAAACGAGGACCGTCGAGGCAGGTAAAGTCATGCTTCCAGCTTAGTGCTGGCCCACAGGACGAGCAGTCGGGAGCGGCGCGCCAGATAGGCTGGGCTGACTATTGGTTCTTTGACTGGCTATTAGATCGTGGGGGTGTGGGGGTGCCGTTTCCTTTTCAGTTCGGAGCAGAGTGGACATGGCTCCTCGGCGCGTGGGCCATCGTTGAGATCGCCTTGCGCGTCGTGCTGCTGGGCGTCATCCCCGGAAACCGCCGCCCCACCACGGCCATGGCGTGGCTCCTTGCCGTCTTCCTTGTTCCGTCCGTGGGTTTCGTCCTGTTCCTGTTGTTCGGCAATTTCCGCTTGTCCCGCCGTCGTCGGGAGCAGCAGGAGCAAGTCAACGATCGGGTGCGTGCAGGCACTTCGGCGCTCGCCGACGTCGTGAGCAATTACTCGGGACCCGAATGGGTGACGTCGGCCGGTGAACTGAACCGGCGCCTCGGCTCGCTGCCGATGGTGGACGGCAACTCCGTGGAGCTGATCCCCGGCTACGAAGAGTCCATCAAGGCCATGGCTGAAGCGGTGCGGGGTGCCAAGAAGTTCGTCAATGCGGAGTTCTACATCATGAGCAGTGACTCCGTCACGGACGAACTCCTCACCGAGTTGGAAAACGCAGCAGCGCGCGGTGTCAGCGTCCGGCTTCTGTTCGACCACATCGGTACGCTGCGGATCCCTGGCTACCGAAGGCTGGTCCGCAGGCTCAAGGGCGGCCAGATCCAGTGGCGCCGTATGTTGCCGTTGTTGCCCATCCACGGCCAGTGGCGTCGCCCGGACTTGCGGAACCACCGGAAAATCCTGGTGATCGACGGCGAAATCGCCTTCACGGGCTCCCAGAACCTGATCGAGCCCTCCTACAACAACCCCAAGCACCGACGCGCCGGACGTAAATGGGTGGAACTCATGGCGCGGATGGAGGGGCCGATCGTTGCTACCCTCAACGTCGTCTTCGCTACCGACTGGCTCAGCGAAACCGATGAATCCCTCGAAAACCAGTTGCAGGTCGCGGTCCGAGCAACGCCCGGCCGAATAACGGCCCAGGTGGTTCCCAGCGGCCCGGGGTTTGTCACGGAAAACAACCTGCGCCTTTTCAATACGCTGATCTACTCGGCCCAACACCGCATCTCGATCTGCAGCCCGTAC is part of the Arthrobacter ramosus genome and harbors:
- a CDS encoding ornithine cyclodeaminase; protein product: MTRFVDVRNMVRWTAGRGPETIISEMIQYLEDDFRRWESFDKTPRVASHTPFGVIELMPTSDQETYGFKYVNGHPSNPARGFQTVTAFGVLSDVHNGYPTFLAEMTVLTALRTAATSGMVAKKLARPDARIMAMIGTGTQSEFQALAFRAALGINSVRIWDTDPVAMEKFVRNMAPLGFDITIAGSAAHAVEGADVITTCTADKANATILTADQVSPGVHINAIGGDCPGKTELDAAILGLGDVFAEYDPQTRIEGEIQQMSADFPVTEFWQVLGGHAPGRTSGDQITIFDSVGFAIEDFSALRYLRDAVEGSEFFEEIDLVANPDDPKDLFGLVRALSPIGS
- a CDS encoding cupin domain-containing protein, translated to MTAAAEDWIKRLDMSPAIVGGWFAPALVSNEDIAGSALPPRFGIDHPLYSSNWYLLQAGEFLQLHALKQDELWFFHLGTPIRLHAFSRELGHQDFGYSETVLGPDPEAGETLQAVAPNSTWFGAELAGPGFALVSCSLSPGYERSDSAKPTARDIESLVLRFPGHAELILRLAAG
- a CDS encoding PAS domain-containing protein, yielding MTVVPALDPALLPTVPPMSVAEVLDRQDGVYWVVKDANSVFLWVNQNFADLVGMSKSELIGHQDSRAEHVAHDKEVMASGKPLLNFHETIAVPSKEGGMVNVDIVTQKGLLRSLGSKEIIGITVCFSLKDPVT
- a CDS encoding GMC oxidoreductase, encoding MDHVFFLSEGEWKKVREEEQFDHIVIGSGFCAYAFAERTLTVNPHARILIIERGPFFLPQHFQNLPLPYKETLGGLSETFPWTLAAATATQPPGRISWQHGMVPFYGGRSIMWSAWCPRPEEDEMRGWPRAVMDAAKSHFTSAEDLLNVVSADRIDAGRSADVVDLINDTRPVYGIMQKALQERLEAGLHEIDSATRSMPAPLAAATGTTSGVDFAKFSTPAVLLELTDKQAALEAQGKGTALRMVTDCTVLSVLQQDGRATALNTNRGVVNVGNANLVLAMGTLPPATLVLNSFPQVHGAGGHFSAHFITSVVARVPRGDFDFSEQLGELELAAIYLAGKSPAGMQYHVQLSVLSDRCPDKNAQKSERYAPDVVATASLAQLRSSEDYLVFVCAVLGELDEGNPENHLRLSGGTDPTCNVTLQVLANATDDDTWDTMDEGTFQMLERVLSPAGADRVEYWHGDPDAGTWGAGRPAIPERRVPGLVHESSSLPIGEEEDAVVGIDYRLNGVQNVFVTGGSLWPTGGSWNPTMTMVALAQDLAERLEADGGAEAAP
- a CDS encoding DinB family protein; this translates as MSSLPVTFAEDVLNQPIRTQFEAFIDEHRRALNDCLDGLTEEQARRSMVPSRTTLLGLVKHATFVEKVWFDQAISCRSRAEIGLPATPDESFILDDGDTVATIQQAHREACEASRQATSPLGLDDMLNGNRRGPLPLRWVYLHMLRELAQHCGHADILREQILSQ
- a CDS encoding aminodeoxychorismate lyase; its protein translation is MTLPASTVLVFLDPAFENGRVADSSQPQLMATDLGATRGDGVFESLLAVEGRARKVQAHLNRLESSARALDLNIPGQDVWRRAIDTAITEFRDAFPAPSPAEDEVVVKLLVTRGVEGASTPTCWIQASPSPAGSRRQRETGIDVVLLDRGFDTEAGDRAPWLLLGAKTLSYAVNMAALRYAHKQGADDAIFTSTDGRVLEGPTSTVLLAHVETVDDGAGSVRTVKRLITPQLDSGILPGTSQDALFTKAKAAGWELGYGPLVPEDLFDADAVWLISSIRLIAPVNHVDGREIGTPAMRKQLTAELNELFAGIE
- the cls gene encoding cardiolipin synthase; translation: MVEIALRVVLLGVIPGNRRPTTAMAWLLAVFLVPSVGFVLFLLFGNFRLSRRRREQQEQVNDRVRAGTSALADVVSNYSGPEWVTSAGELNRRLGSLPMVDGNSVELIPGYEESIKAMAEAVRGAKKFVNAEFYIMSSDSVTDELLTELENAAARGVSVRLLFDHIGTLRIPGYRRLVRRLKGGQIQWRRMLPLLPIHGQWRRPDLRNHRKILVIDGEIAFTGSQNLIEPSYNNPKHRRAGRKWVELMARMEGPIVATLNVVFATDWLSETDESLENQLQVAVRATPGRITAQVVPSGPGFVTENNLRLFNTLIYSAQHRISICSPYFVPDDSLLYAITTAAQRGVDVELFVSEKGDQFLVHHAQRSYYEALLEAGVRIYLYRAPYVLHAKHFTIDEEVAVLGSSNMDMRSFSLNMEVSVMLLGAEAVDSMRSVESSYREMCRELTLEGWLHRPMLAKYVDNVARLTATLQ